One genomic window of Mercenaria mercenaria strain notata chromosome 2, MADL_Memer_1, whole genome shotgun sequence includes the following:
- the LOC123564208 gene encoding sodium/calcium exchanger 2-like isoform X2: MSTCNVNNYECADAGLLLPLVNEYTWSIGARAFIYIVGLLWSFMGVSIIADMFMESIEMITSKKQKVQVADPNSDTGYTDIEILMWNGTVANLTLMALGSSAPEILLAIIEIVGNNFKAGALGPGTIVGSAAFNLMCITGICILSVPSPETKKLELIKVFAVTCIFSIFAYIWLIIILIVVTPDYVDLWEAFLTFLMFPAMVLLSYIADKDFCSRGPRKPSPEHLDLEAVIEGKELPETGIHANKRLILEFIKKLRHEKGYSEQDVATLASYVMEKEGSHSRGWYRRNAIREMTGSVKLTPNLDDRTRELLETMLLSEDTSGSRASFFSKPESMSKAIIEFAAPSAAVLEKDGRVKLCIMRHGKLNNRIVFKVETIDGTAESGSDYIEVKKSLVFDKDQTEQELEIEIVDDNIWEPDEVFFVRLSVEPDQVAEIGKRGVAQVVILNDDEPGTVEFDKPSFLFKESCGVARVPVKRVNGADGELKLNWKTKDISAVGGRDYEETEGELIFSHGEVEKHIEITINDDMEFEKDENFELFIDSVSKGAKIGHLSRTVVTIVNDDEFDGFVSRIANLTNANLDSLRLQRATWGKKFVEAMNVNGGDLEHASVFDYVMHFFTFGWKLIFAFVPPPTIWGGWLCFFVCLCFIGVLTAIIGDLASIFGCLIGLEDAVTAITLVALGTSLPDTFASRTAALNEKGADMAIGNVTGSNGVNVFLGLGFPWVMASIYWTVQGKSFEVSAGDLGFSVTVFTICAIFTVIVLMVRRYVSFFGGELGGPKVPKIISGVLLIFVWILYVLLSSLQTYKYIPGF; encoded by the exons ATGTCTACCTGTAACGTGAATAACTACGAGTGCGCTGATGCGGGCTTGCTGTTGCCCCTTGTCAATGAATACACATGGAGTATAGGGGCTCGAGCATTTATCTATATTGTTGGTCTACTTTGGAGCTTTATGGGCGTATCCATCATCGCTGACATGTTCATGGAATCTATTGAAATGATCACCAGTAAGAAGCAGAAGGTTCAAGTTGCGGACCCGAACAGCGACACTGGGTACACAGATATCGAGATCCTGATGTGGAACGGTACGGTGGCCAACCTCACACTAATGGCGCTGGGTTCAAGCGCGCCAGAAATTCTTCTTGCTATAATTGAAATTGTAGGTAATAATTTCAAGGCAGGTGCTCTAGGTCCAGGGACAATTGTTGGGTCTGCAGCATTCAACCTCATGTGCATTACGGGAATATGTATTTTATCTGTACCGTCTCCGGAGACAAAGAAGTTGGAACTTATAAAAGTGTTCGCAGTAACatgtatattttcaatttttgcatATATTTGGCTAATTATCATTCTTATCGTCGTGACCCCGGATTATGTTGACCTGTGGGAGGCATTTCTGACCTTTCTCATGTTTCCCGCCATGGTTCTGCTATCCTATATAGCGGACAAAGACTTCTGTTCCCGTGGACCACGAAAACCCTCACCCGAGCATTTGGATCTAG aAGCAGTTATTGAGGGTAAAGAACTGCCAGAGACTGGTATACATGCAAATAAACGTCTCATCTTGGAATTCATTAAG AAACTGCGGCATGAGAAGGGATACTCCGAGCAGGATGTTGCCACTTTAGCCTCGTACGTGATGGAGAAGGAAGGTTCACACAGCCGTGGCTGGTACCGCCGCAACGCGATCAGAGAGATGACTGGTTCCGTTAAACTAACACCGAATCTGGATGACAGAACTAGGGAG TTACTGGAGACAATGTTGTTGTCAGAGGATACAAGTGGTTCTCGTGCATCGTTTTTTTCTAAACCTGAAAGCATGAGTAAAGCGATTATTGAGTTTGCAGCACCATCTGCGGCGGTTCTCGAGAAGGATGGTCGGGTAAAACTGTGTATAATGAGACACGGGAAACTTAACAACAGAATCGTGTTCAA GGTTGAGACAATAGATGGAACAGCTGAGTCTGGTTCTGACTACATCGAAGTTAAGAAAAGTTTGGTGTTTGATAAAGATCAGACTGAACAAGAGCTTgagatagaaattgttgatgacaacATCTGGGAGCCGGACGAGGTCTTCTTTGTCAGACTGAGCGTCGAACCCGACCAGGTTGCCGAAATTGGCAAGCGTGGGGTAGCACAAGTCGTAATTCTTAATGACGATG AGCCCGGAACCGTGGAATTCGACAAGCCTAGTTTCCTGTTCAAAGAGAGTTGCGGAGTTGCTCGAGTACCTGTTAAACGTGTTAACGGCGCCGACGGCGAACTGAAGCTAAACTGGAAAACGAAAGATATTTCTGCCGTCGGTGGAAGGGATTACGAAGAGACAGAGGGTGAACTCATTTTCAGCCACGGAGAGGTTGAGAAACACATCGAAATCACCATCAATGATGATATG GAGTttgaaaaagacgaaaatttCGAATTATTTATTGACAGTGTGAGTAAAGGCGCCAAAATTGGACATCTTAGCAGAACAGTTGTCACTATTGTGAATGACGATG AATTTGACGGTTTTGTGAGTCGTATTGCAAATCTCACAAATGCTAACCTAGACTCTCTCAGATTACAACGTGCTACATGGGGAAAGAAATTTGTGGAGGCAATGAACGTCAACGGCGGGGATCTTGAACATGCATCTGTTTTCGATTATGTAATGCACTTCTTCACGTTTGGTTGGAAG CTGATATTCGCCTTTGTACCCCCACCGACTATCTGGGGAGGGTGGCTATGTTTCTTTGTGTGCCTGTGTTTTATTGGAGTATTGACGGCAATTATCGGCGACCTTGCCTCCATTTTTGGCTGTCTTATCGGACTGGAAGATGCTGTAACTGCTATTACATTGGTTGCTTTAg GAACGAGTTTGCCAGATACTTTCGCCAGCCGGACAGCTGCTCTTAATGAGAAAGGCGCAGATATGGCAATTGGCAATGTGACGGGCAGTAATGGAGTAAACGTTTTCCTTGGTCTTGGCTTTCCTTGGGTAATGGCATCTATTTACTGGACAGTGCAG GGTAAATCATTTGAAGTATCTGCTGGTGACCTTGGATTCAGTGTCACCGTGTTCACGATTTGCGCCATTTTTACTGTAATAGTACTCATGGTTAGGCGGTACGTCTCCTTCTTTGGCGGTGAATTGGGAGGACCCAAGGTCCCCAAAATAATCAGTGGCGTTTTGCTGATATTTGTATGGATCCTTTATGTTCTCTTGTCATCAttacaaacatataaatatattcctGGATTCTAA
- the LOC123564208 gene encoding sodium/calcium exchanger 2-like isoform X1, producing the protein MSTCNVNNYECADAGLLLPLVNEYTWSIGARAFIYIVGLLWSFMGVSIIADMFMESIEMITSKKQKVQVADPNSDTGYTDIEILMWNGTVANLTLMALGSSAPEILLAIIEIVGNNFKAGALGPGTIVGSAAFNLMCITGICILSVPSPETKKLELIKVFAVTCIFSIFAYIWLIIILIVVTPDYVDLWEAFLTFLMFPAMVLLSYIADKDFCSRGPRKPSPEHLDLEEALEAVIEGKELPETGIHANKRLILEFIKKLRHEKGYSEQDVATLASYVMEKEGSHSRGWYRRNAIREMTGSVKLTPNLDDRTRELLETMLLSEDTSGSRASFFSKPESMSKAIIEFAAPSAAVLEKDGRVKLCIMRHGKLNNRIVFKVETIDGTAESGSDYIEVKKSLVFDKDQTEQELEIEIVDDNIWEPDEVFFVRLSVEPDQVAEIGKRGVAQVVILNDDEPGTVEFDKPSFLFKESCGVARVPVKRVNGADGELKLNWKTKDISAVGGRDYEETEGELIFSHGEVEKHIEITINDDMEFEKDENFELFIDSVSKGAKIGHLSRTVVTIVNDDEFDGFVSRIANLTNANLDSLRLQRATWGKKFVEAMNVNGGDLEHASVFDYVMHFFTFGWKLIFAFVPPPTIWGGWLCFFVCLCFIGVLTAIIGDLASIFGCLIGLEDAVTAITLVALGTSLPDTFASRTAALNEKGADMAIGNVTGSNGVNVFLGLGFPWVMASIYWTVQGKSFEVSAGDLGFSVTVFTICAIFTVIVLMVRRYVSFFGGELGGPKVPKIISGVLLIFVWILYVLLSSLQTYKYIPGF; encoded by the exons ATGTCTACCTGTAACGTGAATAACTACGAGTGCGCTGATGCGGGCTTGCTGTTGCCCCTTGTCAATGAATACACATGGAGTATAGGGGCTCGAGCATTTATCTATATTGTTGGTCTACTTTGGAGCTTTATGGGCGTATCCATCATCGCTGACATGTTCATGGAATCTATTGAAATGATCACCAGTAAGAAGCAGAAGGTTCAAGTTGCGGACCCGAACAGCGACACTGGGTACACAGATATCGAGATCCTGATGTGGAACGGTACGGTGGCCAACCTCACACTAATGGCGCTGGGTTCAAGCGCGCCAGAAATTCTTCTTGCTATAATTGAAATTGTAGGTAATAATTTCAAGGCAGGTGCTCTAGGTCCAGGGACAATTGTTGGGTCTGCAGCATTCAACCTCATGTGCATTACGGGAATATGTATTTTATCTGTACCGTCTCCGGAGACAAAGAAGTTGGAACTTATAAAAGTGTTCGCAGTAACatgtatattttcaatttttgcatATATTTGGCTAATTATCATTCTTATCGTCGTGACCCCGGATTATGTTGACCTGTGGGAGGCATTTCTGACCTTTCTCATGTTTCCCGCCATGGTTCTGCTATCCTATATAGCGGACAAAGACTTCTGTTCCCGTGGACCACGAAAACCCTCACCCGAGCATTTGGATCTAG AGGAAGCGCTCG aAGCAGTTATTGAGGGTAAAGAACTGCCAGAGACTGGTATACATGCAAATAAACGTCTCATCTTGGAATTCATTAAG AAACTGCGGCATGAGAAGGGATACTCCGAGCAGGATGTTGCCACTTTAGCCTCGTACGTGATGGAGAAGGAAGGTTCACACAGCCGTGGCTGGTACCGCCGCAACGCGATCAGAGAGATGACTGGTTCCGTTAAACTAACACCGAATCTGGATGACAGAACTAGGGAG TTACTGGAGACAATGTTGTTGTCAGAGGATACAAGTGGTTCTCGTGCATCGTTTTTTTCTAAACCTGAAAGCATGAGTAAAGCGATTATTGAGTTTGCAGCACCATCTGCGGCGGTTCTCGAGAAGGATGGTCGGGTAAAACTGTGTATAATGAGACACGGGAAACTTAACAACAGAATCGTGTTCAA GGTTGAGACAATAGATGGAACAGCTGAGTCTGGTTCTGACTACATCGAAGTTAAGAAAAGTTTGGTGTTTGATAAAGATCAGACTGAACAAGAGCTTgagatagaaattgttgatgacaacATCTGGGAGCCGGACGAGGTCTTCTTTGTCAGACTGAGCGTCGAACCCGACCAGGTTGCCGAAATTGGCAAGCGTGGGGTAGCACAAGTCGTAATTCTTAATGACGATG AGCCCGGAACCGTGGAATTCGACAAGCCTAGTTTCCTGTTCAAAGAGAGTTGCGGAGTTGCTCGAGTACCTGTTAAACGTGTTAACGGCGCCGACGGCGAACTGAAGCTAAACTGGAAAACGAAAGATATTTCTGCCGTCGGTGGAAGGGATTACGAAGAGACAGAGGGTGAACTCATTTTCAGCCACGGAGAGGTTGAGAAACACATCGAAATCACCATCAATGATGATATG GAGTttgaaaaagacgaaaatttCGAATTATTTATTGACAGTGTGAGTAAAGGCGCCAAAATTGGACATCTTAGCAGAACAGTTGTCACTATTGTGAATGACGATG AATTTGACGGTTTTGTGAGTCGTATTGCAAATCTCACAAATGCTAACCTAGACTCTCTCAGATTACAACGTGCTACATGGGGAAAGAAATTTGTGGAGGCAATGAACGTCAACGGCGGGGATCTTGAACATGCATCTGTTTTCGATTATGTAATGCACTTCTTCACGTTTGGTTGGAAG CTGATATTCGCCTTTGTACCCCCACCGACTATCTGGGGAGGGTGGCTATGTTTCTTTGTGTGCCTGTGTTTTATTGGAGTATTGACGGCAATTATCGGCGACCTTGCCTCCATTTTTGGCTGTCTTATCGGACTGGAAGATGCTGTAACTGCTATTACATTGGTTGCTTTAg GAACGAGTTTGCCAGATACTTTCGCCAGCCGGACAGCTGCTCTTAATGAGAAAGGCGCAGATATGGCAATTGGCAATGTGACGGGCAGTAATGGAGTAAACGTTTTCCTTGGTCTTGGCTTTCCTTGGGTAATGGCATCTATTTACTGGACAGTGCAG GGTAAATCATTTGAAGTATCTGCTGGTGACCTTGGATTCAGTGTCACCGTGTTCACGATTTGCGCCATTTTTACTGTAATAGTACTCATGGTTAGGCGGTACGTCTCCTTCTTTGGCGGTGAATTGGGAGGACCCAAGGTCCCCAAAATAATCAGTGGCGTTTTGCTGATATTTGTATGGATCCTTTATGTTCTCTTGTCATCAttacaaacatataaatatattcctGGATTCTAA